A DNA window from bacterium contains the following coding sequences:
- a CDS encoding MFS transporter, which translates to MKTRRTDRRPETRWRALVLIAAAQIGAMGTWFSAAAVAPALARDWHLSPAAVALLTVGVQLGFVAGALASAVSGIADIFSTRAVFVASAMAAAAANALLAAIPGDLRLAIPLRFLLGVVLAGVYPTGMKLMTGWFREGRGLAIGILVGALTLGSALPHFLAGIGLAGQLPWQSVILATSLGAVTSAAIVGWCVQPGPFEGPSARLDLGWALRSFQDPAIRLANFGYFGHMWELYAMWTWVPVFLLASFQASGGVAGAAAARSASMAAAWVIGIGALGCVAGGLAADRLGRTITTAAAMVLSGSCAIATGLLFGAPPVLVVAIASVWGISVIADSAQFSASVSELAQPERVGSALALQTALGFLLTAVSIQVLPFVLRGAGWQGAFTALAVGPALGVVAMLRLRDRPEAPQLAGGRR; encoded by the coding sequence ATGAAGACACGGAGAACTGATCGCCGCCCCGAGACCCGCTGGCGCGCCCTCGTGTTGATCGCCGCTGCGCAAATCGGTGCGATGGGCACCTGGTTCAGTGCGGCGGCGGTGGCGCCGGCCCTCGCGCGGGACTGGCACCTCTCCCCCGCGGCGGTCGCGCTGCTGACGGTCGGCGTCCAGTTGGGGTTTGTCGCCGGCGCGCTCGCTTCGGCGGTGAGCGGGATCGCGGACATCTTCTCGACCAGGGCGGTGTTCGTCGCCAGCGCCATGGCGGCGGCTGCCGCAAACGCACTCCTCGCCGCCATCCCAGGCGACTTGCGCCTGGCCATCCCGTTGCGGTTCCTGCTGGGGGTGGTTCTCGCCGGCGTCTATCCCACGGGCATGAAGTTGATGACGGGGTGGTTCAGGGAAGGGCGGGGGCTGGCGATCGGGATCTTGGTTGGCGCGCTTACACTGGGGTCGGCCCTTCCGCACTTTCTCGCCGGGATCGGGCTGGCCGGGCAGCTCCCCTGGCAGTCGGTGATCCTTGCGACCAGCCTCGGCGCCGTGACATCGGCCGCGATCGTCGGGTGGTGCGTGCAGCCAGGACCGTTCGAGGGACCGTCCGCCCGCCTCGACCTCGGTTGGGCGCTGCGGTCTTTTCAAGATCCCGCAATCCGACTCGCCAATTTCGGGTACTTCGGGCACATGTGGGAACTCTACGCGATGTGGACCTGGGTCCCGGTGTTTCTCCTGGCGAGCTTTCAGGCGTCCGGCGGCGTAGCCGGCGCGGCCGCTGCTCGTTCCGCGAGCATGGCGGCAGCGTGGGTCATCGGGATCGGCGCCCTCGGGTGCGTTGCCGGAGGCTTGGCGGCAGACCGTCTCGGGCGCACGATAACCACCGCGGCGGCCATGGTGTTGAGCGGGAGTTGTGCCATCGCGACCGGACTGCTGTTCGGAGCACCCCCCGTCCTTGTGGTCGCCATCGCGTCCGTGTGGGGGATCAGCGTTATCGCCGATTCCGCGCAGTTCTCGGCGTCCGTGAGCGAACTCGCGCAGCCGGAGCGCGTCGGTAGCGCGCTGGCGCTCCAAACCGCATTGGGATTCCTGCTTACGGCGGTGAGTATCCAGGTCCTCCCGTTTGTGCTGAGAGGGGCGGGGTGGCAGGGAGCGTTTACGGCGCTCGCTGTGGGGCCCGCGTTGGGCGTCGTGGCGATGCTCCGCCTCCGCGACCGTCCGGAGGCCCCGCAGCTCGCCGGAGGGCGCCGGTAG
- a CDS encoding response regulator: MEPGGKRRRGLEILMVEDNPADVGLTIEALDEEGVRHHVSVVEDGFEALAFLHRDKAFADAPRPDLILLDLNIPKMQGHVFLGEMRKDPDLREIPVIVFSASDAPLDKARSYALNVDLHVKKPMDLGEFTAIVKEIVNLPAIRRVRRAQ; this comes from the coding sequence ATGGAGCCGGGCGGGAAGCGTCGACGAGGCCTCGAGATCCTCATGGTGGAGGATAACCCGGCGGACGTCGGTCTGACGATCGAGGCCCTCGACGAGGAGGGTGTCCGGCATCACGTCAGTGTGGTCGAGGATGGCTTCGAAGCCCTGGCATTTTTGCATCGCGACAAGGCGTTTGCTGATGCACCGCGCCCAGATCTGATCCTTCTGGATTTGAACATCCCCAAGATGCAGGGCCACGTATTCCTTGGGGAGATGCGAAAAGACCCCGATCTCAGGGAGATCCCCGTCATCGTCTTTTCGGCGTCCGATGCCCCACTGGATAAGGCCAGGAGTTATGCCCTCAACGTAGACCTGCACGTGAAGAAACCGATGGACCTGGGGGAGTTTACGGCGATCGTGAAGGAGATCGTCAACCTGCCGGCGATCCGCAGGGTTCGAAGGGCTCAGTAA